Below is a genomic region from Verrucomicrobiota bacterium.
GCTCTATGGTTTGCTCCACCTTGATCAAAGGGTATTTAAAGCCTGTCTCAAATAGGAGAGACTTCTTGATATGGCCTGTATTCTGATCTTCTTCCTGGCGACTTTCCACCAGTGTGGCGTCCTCCAACATCCCCGCTAAACGTGGATCTTTCATCATCTGATGATGAGAACTTTGCAAGCCGAAATGATTTCCTATGTTCCTGGAGTTTATGTTGGAATTAAATCCCGCACTTGGTTGACTACTGCCCGCAGATTCTTTAGCTCCAGAGGAAAGTTTAACTATGACATCTCCCTCTCTCGGGCTATTTTGGAGAGATCCCCCCTTGTTATTAATAAAAATGGTTAAGCTTATTAACAAACATGCCGTCATTAAAAATGCAGAGGCATGAAATAGCTTATTTTGTTTAAAGTTATACAATACAGATAATTTTTTCACCTATAGTTCCTTTTAATAATTATATCATTCATGTTCTTTCAGCTTGTTCAACAACCTGAATCCAGAGGTCATTTTGATAGCAATTTTCATGGCAGAGTCAAATGAAAATGCGTCTCAATAACATTAATTTTATGAAAAATATTATGTGTATATAAATTTTATAATCTAGGACAGCTCCAAAAGCTCGTTAGGAAACAGCGCTGTATCCTGTAAATTGCTTTTTTGTCCTAGATTTAAGTATTAACAGATATTATCCTCTACTTATGCTGTATATATGCGCCTATATTGAAAATGTTTGTTTATTAACCAATGAGCCTTGGACAAGTAGGATGTTGCCATTCTGCTGCACTTAAGTTCATCTGGCACTTAAACTCCCACTGAGTGGCACTAAGATGAAGTCAGATTAGGATAAGACTGAATTTACAATGGAGCTACTCGAGCACTTTTCATCGAGTCAAATGAAAATGCCTCTTATTTACATTAATTTAGCAGGCAAATTACACATGATGTGTCATCACTTTAGATTAGTTTATGTAATTTCTTTGAACCCAGTGATATAACAAAAGGTGAGAGGAGCTTCTATTTCATTCTTGGGGTTCAAATTTTTTGAGGGTTTCTTGGAGGCAATGAATAACGCAAATGGCAAAGACTTCCTACCTAATACATGTTCTATTTAATAAGCAACCGTATTGTATAGAATCTGACTATTCCTTGGCTTGATGGGTCAAAAGCTCTAGAAAAAGATCTGTGCGTAGCCGGATGATGCTTGGATCTATGCTCATATCAGGGGATCAATCCAGCGGAAAAGGCTATAAACATTTGGAGTGTCCTTAAATACACCAGTCAAGTCGCGGGATGACGATCGGTTTTTTTCAACCTAAGTGATGCAATAAAAAAGTTGAAAGAAAGAGAATAGCAATCGGCGAGTGGGTAGAAAGTTATTGGGCTTTGCTTTTAATTTTGCTACGGCAAGCAGCTACGAACAGATTGCAGGCCTCAGGGCAGAGCAGAGGAATATGGTCTTCTTGTTTGTCCTGTTTCTCCTTTGGCTCAACTACCTGACCATTCCATAGCCTTATTTTTAAGCATTTTATCCCACAGGTTTCCCGCTCTACTTCTTGCAGTTGCTGATCCGTTAATTGCCTGGCCACGACTCGATACATACCGGTCTGCCTTGCGGCTGTTTCTTGGAACGGAGTGATACGAAGCGAGTTGGCATCATAGTGTAACCAGTTGGCAATGGCCGTGGGATAGATCA
It encodes:
- a CDS encoding DR2241 family protein, with protein sequence MKTAQAFQYKLSESNGPWLIGQVLISKNSDSTYSLSHIANDQKPELFHDPVILRKWVNIDEKGEYRPLKGEGNLKPGWKLDALSLDALIFALNVIYPTAIANWLHYDANSLRITPFQETAARQTGMYRVVARQLTDQQLQEVERETCGIKCLKIRLWNGQVVEPKEKQDKQEDHIPLLCPEACNLFVAACRSKIKSKAQ